A single region of the Marmota flaviventris isolate mMarFla1 chromosome 10, mMarFla1.hap1, whole genome shotgun sequence genome encodes:
- the LOC114094109 gene encoding SPOC domain-containing protein 1 isoform X2: protein MNSIQLAPQELSRWRDQEEKRGLEIIEQQQKEPRGLPTSKLTHKGEVEIPRDVDQTLTLEDLVGPVVSRECSPLALPAPLEDTTEQHHHHFLDPNCRICTDCEALSGLPGFSRATRNREDQVSQRAPSPAPVSSPEMSQTRDTPLTEPQDSLFVPPSRPQIPPGPTKALPSPPPWEGALDMFSIKRFRVKAQLVSGHSCRLAQALPEVIRSASCILPNVVWDLLASVCPAEAKVWRLLTQVSCWLCCSPRKDSQTQLSPALCAGRFARWSPSTGK, encoded by the exons GGCCTAGAGATCATTGAACAGCAACAGAAGGAGCCTCGTGGGCTTCCGACCTCCAAGTTGACCCACAAGGGCGAGGTGGAGATCCCGAGGGATGTGGACCAGACGCTGACCCTGGAGGACCTGGTG GGACCCGTGGTGTCTAGAGAATGCAGCCCCCTGGCCCTGCCCGCCCCCCTGGAGGACACCACGGAGCAGCACCATCACCACTTCCTGGACCCCAACTGCCGCATCTGCacag ACTGCGAGGCCTTGAGCGGGCTGCCAGGCTTCTCCAGAGCCACCAGAAACAGGGAAGACCAGGTCTCCCAGAGAGCTCCAAGCCCAGCTCCTGTGTCCTCTCCAGAGATGTCCCAAACCAGGGACACCCCTCTTACAGAGCCCCAGGACAG TCTGTTTGTCCCTCCCTCTAGGCCACAGATACCTCCTGGGCCCACAAAAGCCTTGCCCAGCCCCCCGCCCTGGGAGGGTGCTCTTGACATGTTCTCCATCAAGCGGTTCCGAGTGAAGGCCCAGCTGGTCTCAGGACACAGCTGTCGGCTGGCCCAG gcTCTGCCTGAGGTGATCCGCTCAGCAAGCTGCATCCTGCCCAACGTTGTCTGGGACCTTTTGGCCAGCGTCTGCCCAGCTGAGGCCAAG GTCTGGAGGCTACTCACTCAAGTCTCTTGCTGGCTGTGCTGCTCCCCAAGAAAGGACTCCCAGACCCAGCTAAGTCCAGCCCTGTGTGCAGGAAGGTTCGCAAGATGGTCTCCTTCAACAGGAAAGTAG